A stretch of the Nicotiana tabacum cultivar K326 chromosome 6, ASM71507v2, whole genome shotgun sequence genome encodes the following:
- the LOC142182001 gene encoding uncharacterized protein LOC142182001 gives MLKQIQVNIPLIEVLKEMPGYAKMMKDLMSRKFDFQDLATVTLTQTCSAVVTRPVAEKLSDPGSFTIPCTIGNFAFAKALCDLGASINLMPLVIYKKLVIGRARPTSLLLQLADRTVKRPFGILDDLLIQVGKFVFPVDFVILDCKVDEEISIILERPFLATGRALIDCETRELKMRLNDEEIIFNVQKSIRRPSEFANCSLIDVVDVIVQSDDQVLTIEDPLATCLTNLEEVNGEDLAEWVLALEGHLRYEFLGPDATLHVIISSGLLDVQVQQLLHVLKECKTAIGWTIADIKGISPAYCIHKILLEEGHKPSREHQRRLNPNMKEVGSV, from the exons ATGCTCAAGCAAATTCAGGTTAATATTCCATTGATTGAAGTTTTAAAGGAGATGCCTGGATAcgcaaaaatgatgaaagattTAATGTCCCGGAAATTTGACTTCCAAGACTTAGCCACAGTGACACTTACTCAGACGTGCAGTGCAGTTGTAACTAGACCTGTTGCTGAAAAGCTCTccgatccagggagttttactattccatgcactattggaaACTTCGCTTTTGCGAAAGCACTTTGCGATTTAGGGGCCAGCattaatcttatgcccctggTCATTTACAAGAAGTTGGTCATAGGgagagctagacccacctctTTGTTGCTACAGCTGGCTGACAGGACTGTGAAGCGTCCATTTGGGATCCTGGATGATTTACTTATTCAGGTGGGGAAATTCGTGTTCCCTGTAGATTTTGTAATATTGGATtgcaaggtggatgaagaaatttCTATCATCTTAGAAAGACCTTTCTTGGCCACAGGGAGAGCTCTTATTGATTGTGAGACCAGGGAGCTTAAGATGAGGCTCAATGACGAAGAGATTatattcaatgtgcagaaatctataaGGCGCCCAAGTGAGTTCGCaaattgctctcttattgatgtcgTGGATGTAATCGTACAGTCTGATGATCAAGTGTTGACGATTGAGGATCCCCTCGCTACATGTTTGACGAATTTGGAGGAAGTGAACGGTGAGGACTTGGCAGAATGGGTGTTGGCATTGGAAG gccacctcaggtatgaatttctggGACCTGACGCCACTCtacatgttattatctcatctggtttgttagatgtgcaggtccAACAGCTTCTACATGTATTGAAGGAGTGCAAaactgccattgggtggaccataGCAGACATCAAGGGGATCAGCCCCGCTTACTGCATACATAAGATTCTactggaagaggggcacaaaccttccagggaacatcaGAGGAGGCTGAACCCAaatatgaaggaagtg ggtagcgtTTGA